Below is a genomic region from Eupeodes corollae chromosome 1, idEupCoro1.1, whole genome shotgun sequence.
AGAAAATAAGCACCTAGGTAGTTAGAGTGGTCAGTTAGGCATTGGGAACGtaggaacattttttacataACCTTTGGTTATGCAGTGATCGAAGTCAAAGATTATACCAAGGCGGTGTTGATGGagcaataataaaaacaaaagaataatgTAGTTTATTGTAAAAAAGGGTTAGTGGctttttgaacagatattttttgaaaatcaaatagaaaactgttaatataatcgtaaaattcagaaaattaagttttatgaaaatcatacaaaacagAATCTGAGGTGGGAGTAACTTCTAGGCATGAGTTAAGGTAGAACGTTAGTCGAAAGGAATGGCGATAATTATCAATAGTTCAAAGAATTTTGAGGCAGAGAGTGACTGATTAGTTATCTGGGTCGgttgagaaaataaatttgaaaaacttagatcctaaatttattgttttgtcgATACTTATGAAATTTGTCctatcgtttttaaaaaataagttttcctttgcagataatttttaatcaattccTTGGTACTGGAGAATGTTTAGAAATTTGGAAGCTTTCACTGAATAGCTTTATTCATAAATCAGGTaggataaataaaattgataactaCAGGGTATTTTCTAAGTTAGGTACAATTCCAAAAATACTTGACAAATTGTCAAACCAACATGATTTAGGTAAGTGGTACAAAATTAGTGGAGTTccaaaaatgtgtgtataacAGTTCATGTTATGCACAAATTACATTGGCATGTCGTCTATTCTGATTTTGTGATTTCAGTTAAGTATTTCAATAGTCTTGATGGAAAATGTATGAAATGGTTCTATTTATATGTCACAGAAATGAAGCAAATAGTTCAAGTTGGTTATTTTTTCTccgagtttttaaaaagatatcgtGGCGTACCGGTCAGTCATTTAACCCCCTCCTTTCttattgtatattgtatattaaTGAGCATTCTTTTTTATGACAcacagatttattttatttgctgatgatctaaaaatgtttatgtaATTAAAATCCACTAACGATTGCATTTTGTTTCAGAATATTTTGCTCTCATCTCCAGGCTAgatccaaaaaataatatacagcTTAATCTTGCATTGGGCAGGTTTAGACaatataagggacttcatttcaTAATGAACGCAAAATAAGGTCAAGTAAGCTAGGTATTTTGCATAtgtcattaatttcaaacaattactcagttgacgagccaactcggaTTTCTGACGTAGCACTTCtacttctgatcctaataaatattcGGTAAGTGTATATGACCTCTAGttacatcagaccattgtgtcatatctgctgATTTCTCATGCCAATAAACCCCAGTTAAAGAGAAAAACCCTACGAGAACCgtatggcaatatgagaaagccaactagaACGGTCTCAACGACTTCTTAAGGAACTTTAACTGTTCACTATGCTTCAGCGCAGACAtggttacaaacttaattcttttataaattagaAATGTTATCCctaatagggtaaaatctatcaaacctaaagaaaactcatggtttcaGTTCAAACAAACTAGAAAGACTTGTAAGACAAATattcgacgcattaaattttcgCGTGACCAGAAACCACGGCCAAAATtagagtactaaaagatcttgacattcacaaatacgctggcccggatagtatccccgctattcttctgaagatgtgttctttatcgctggcaaaaccattgAGTAAGCTTTTCCATTTCTCCTAttttacaggtctctttccgagtggatggaaaagtgcatttgtctagcctgtccctaaaaaaggcgaatccttaTCCCCTCTAACTATCTTCAAgaagaagcttcttaatgaccggcagtatggctttcgttgcaataggtccactcattgaacagtggaacaaatctttacatcgttttgagaAATTAAGGTTATATTCTGTCTACTGTCACAGGTtcgagtgatcacatatttcaCATCGCCAAGTattctgctaagtgtttaggttttctccgacgatgcaataAGTTTTATACCCCTTCTGATccggctataatttacaaatcttttatttatccAAAACTCGATTATAATTCTCATAATTGGGCTGGAGCCCCAATCTTGAGTCTTATGGATAGGATTTAAAAAGGagatctaaaaatgataggagataGTTCTCTCACCGAAACATGTGCTTCTCTTAAATACCGCCGCAAGGtatcatgcctgtcattgttttatcgttatttttataaacaatgctctatggaaatagtcagttgcattcctccccttaaacaatttaacatcagtttaccctagagCCCAATTTCGCACGTAGTGTTAAgaacagagattctttctttagccgcactacgcgaatgtggaatgctttaccaggctcaatatttcccacaatgtgcagacattcaaaaccaatgtttatCCTCCTtttctaattgctcgcactaTGTTTAATTATTagaagggtattcataaccatTTTAGTGCGCGCACACCAtacacaaaaatgaataaaattgcgaacaaaataaatacaatcacAGACTTGACTTGACAGTAAATCTCTTATGTCTTCTGAACCCGcccattattataaataaattaatcagaCTTTGCCaatattgaatgaaataaaGGATTTATGGTTAATTTTTGGTTTGGCCCATAAatggaataattttgaaagttaattCAATGCTGgagttttttaagagaaatttcAAGTATTTTAAGGACCTTTATAGGGTAAAAACTTTTGTATTGTTCTCTTATTTAAGTGACACTTAAAGTCACAcaaatcaattgaaaatgttcaaaaaaagtgTTACGTTTTTATTATCGATTTCTACTAATAACGGCGTTTCCCTAAGTTATAATAATTAGAAGAAGTCAGTTTTAAGGCCAAAGatcattcgaaaaaaaattagaagagtttaaatcttttaagtAAATGTTTGTACAGGCTTTTCAAATGTTATTACGTGAAAGAccgtttcttcttaaaattactTATCTTACCTAGTATGTTGGTAACTATTGTATTAAAAGTATAtttgtaattcaaaaattattattttatttttgtgagcaATCTGTTGATGATGTAAAATCGtagattaaataattaatatgacTATTTGGAGATTCATCGATCTTACATTAAAcaaatgttaagatttgtttcatTGTTCGTTGTAATAAATCACGAGATCACCAGTTGACGTATTGCCAATGGAAAGTCATACTCATGGTTACTAGaatgctttttttaaagatatttcttattttgaaagttGTTGACCTTGCAAAAAAGGGACCTacgtgaaatttaaaatttagctaGATAGGAGAAGGATTCGCTTTTCTTCGGGAAAGGCTGCAAATAGGCTGTTTTTCAATAACTCAGAAAGAAATCTGTTAAGTAGATGGATGAAAAATCATATTCTGTAATATTTTAGTACTCAGCATGTTTTTCACTAACACCAAAATTACCACAAAAGTTAGACAATTATTTCcgaaacattttattgtttagtTAAGTATTTTAAGATTGGAGTACCctcaagaataataataataatttagtatTGGGATAGCACCTTGAAATCCGCGCCaatttataggtttttttttcttaatgataATCTTTTTAACTTACTTCTCTTTCGCCCCTCTGCGTTTCAGCCCGCTGACGTCTTTGCCTGTACATATTCTGTTGGGGAATTCCCCCACCAAAGAACATATTAAACAATTCCTCAGCTGTAACATCACCTTGGAAATTACGTGAGTAGGCGAAATCATTTGCGTAGTATGTTCGACCCATGCCACCGGTTGAAGTGTTTCCACCACCTCCATGTGGATTAAATGGTTCATTGATACCATGCAAATCGTAAGCTTTACGTTTTTCGACGTCGGTTAAGACGGCCGCTGCATTACCAACGGCTTTAAATGCTTCTACAGCTCCAGGAGCCTTATTCTTATCGGGATGCAATTGCAGGGCAAGTTTTTTATAGGCTTTTTTGATTTCTGAATCTGTTGCTTCTTTGGTTACTCCCAAGACTTGATAATAGTCTTTACatctgaaaaagtttttttttgttttatttaagtaacaaacaaaatacttgatttaaaatcttactttttgattttttttacagcttcCAACTGGTCATTCGAATATTCTGGCTCCGATGGCTTAGAATCGGAAAGTTTGCGCTTGCGAACACCTTCTCCTTGTGCATCAGGAGAAGAGTTCTTTCTGCCTTGTTGAGTTGGGAAGCTTTTAACTTTTGcaagaaaatctttttaaaaaacatgacGAAATATTATGATTGTTTTCATTACAGATTATCTCATTATTGGTGAATTACCCTTAGCCCTTTGAGAGGGATATAATTTTTCggctttatttaaaaacttttcagcTTTTTCAATCTTTCCCTCGGTAAGAGCTGTAATTGCGATATCAATGCAACGATTTGCTTCGTCTTTATTTCCGTCCATTTTTCTgtgataattatatttataaccaCTGGATTAACTTCCTATATAtggttttataataatttttaattttttattgattcaTAAGAAAAACCCTCAAAAATATCATGATCGTGATATGCGTGCTAATtttcaaagcaaatatttttacttacctttcaaaaacaaagaaacttttttgaacaaaatacaaatttattcaaCGTCTGCAAGTTTTGCGACGtggaaaatgcaaaataaatacgAATTGAGTACTTTTTATGTTGATATCAtggattttcttttcaaaaagagaTTTCAgggaaaaaaattggaaaattacatgaaaattttttatattttcttttgacaaattttatgaCAGATAATTAACTACACGTCGGAATGAATGCGTTCAGTAGGAATTATTGGATGGCAGTGTTCTATCTGTTGTGTCGAATTGCCTAGCCTCCCACAAGGTATCTCTAAATTTCTCCCGGTAAGTTTATTGTCAGTATAGCAACTTAGCATACTTATAAGACCAAAGTCTTATAAGACTTGTCATCGAGCCAAACAGTTATGTTGATGGTGTCTTCAGGAAgctaaacacattttttcatttttttcaatttttatttattatatattgtctTCTCTTTCCTTTAGAAAGAGCACATTCAGTCAGAATCAAATTATCTTCCATTACATCTTACCAAATTGTGAGtatattttttgaggttagttgaaatcaaaaattaagttgtaattttttagaaataaaattgtatttaagtaACTACCAGCttccaatatttattatttgggaCGACTTATGAACAGTACTCACATGGAGAGTAACGACTGAAGAAGCACCATGGCAGTCATTCAGGAATATGACCTTTTACAGCCAAGGTAATACACCTGGAATAGCGAAGGGTTAGGTCTTATTCCATGGACTAAGGTCAAAATGCTatgagtaaaacaaaattcccaCTAAATGACGTTAACTAAGTTAAACCACGAAAGAAGGTGGTTTAGCGAAGAAATACAATTAACATGTGTCAAATTTATTCTGAAATAAGCAAAAAATAagtgaacatttaatttttaataataagtgaatatttaattttttaataatgtgtgCTAGATTTATCGAGTTTCTTAATTATTGGATAATCAGCCGTTAACTAAtagaaacagaaaaatatacaaaaacagttATGTTAGAGCGCAAATGCTTAGCGAGGAGGGTTTTAGGAAGAAATATAGgttttaaaaggaaaatataaGGAAACTTATTGCGGTTGTTGAAGATGACCTAAATGGTTACAGAAAACAGATACAAtacaaacaattgaaaaataataataattttgacagaCACATATAAACAAGTTAACAAATTATCTTAATTAGCTGTCAAAAAGCTATACCAAATTTAGCTATACCAAAAATCCAAGTCTGCGTAACTTGGTGGAATTTTCCGGTTGCCAAACAGGAATCGTTTTTATATTAgtagattttgtttaaagattttttggaaacgtaacattactattccatttttctttttttcatggaATATATTAACCCACAGCTTAATTCTTATTCCCTGTTTAAGTAAATCCGTAGAATAAAGGTGggacaaattattaatttggcCTCTGGTATTGATGAAGGGAAAAATCAGCAGTGGCAGATCTGTCAATGTACTAAAATTTCACTTCCAAAGCCACTCTGAGGCTACGGTGAATCTAAGAACAAAAAGCTCCATGATAATACTCtagattttataaacaaaaatactataattttttgacagtatAAAAGGTAAACGAGctgtaataaaattgaaaaatattttcggaaaacttataaatattGCTTTAGATTAAAAAAGTAACTTAAGTTATGAGAGTTCAAACGTTCTTTGAATTCTTTATACAgtaaaatgcattttaattggGAAAAGAATCTTGaaaatcagtaaaaattttatagttttttctttaacaagttCTGCAGCAccctttaattatttaaaagccGAAAAAACATGCAACTGCTACCTACTTCATTACGTATATTTCTGACATTGCAAATTTTCAGGTTCGGCTTTTgtgtgaaaattgaaaataaaaacaaaaagaaacaaaacacgatAATCATTCTTGTTTCTTaaacatttgcatttatttgtttaaaacaataagaacattttacttaaaaaaaaatgcctgaCTACTTGGGAACCGATCAACGTCGTGTTAAAGGCGAAgaaacagaagaaaaagaaatcaagTCCCTGGACGAAGGGGACATAGCATTGCTAAAGACCTATGGCCAAAGTCAATACCACAAGGCAATCAAGACAATCGAAGAAGACATTGTCAAAGCCATCAAGCAGGTCAACGAACTGACTGGAATCAAAGAAAGTGACACAGGACTGGCTCCTCCGGCATTGTGGGACTTAGCAGCCGATAAACAAACTCTACAGAATGAGCAACCCCTTCAAGTGGCTCGCTGCACCAAGATCATCAACGCCGACTCAGATGACCCAAAGTACATTATAAATGTAAAGCAATTTGCCAAGTTTGTTGTGGATTTGGCCGATTCGGTGGCTCCCACTGACATCGAAGAAG
It encodes:
- the LOC129938419 gene encoding dnaJ homolog subfamily B member 14 translates to MDGNKDEANRCIDIAITALTEGKIEKAEKFLNKAEKLYPSQRAKDFLAKVKSFPTQQGRKNSSPDAQGEGVRKRKLSDSKPSEPEYSNDQLEAVKKIKKCKDYYQVLGVTKEATDSEIKKAYKKLALQLHPDKNKAPGAVEAFKAVGNAAAVLTDVEKRKAYDLHGINEPFNPHGGGGNTSTGGMGRTYYANDFAYSRNFQGDVTAEELFNMFFGGGIPQQNMYRQRRQRAETQRGERENQSSSSALINLLPILLLIGLSMMSSFFISDPIYSLQQSHKYSVKRETNALKIAYYVKDNFYSEYQGSVGRLEASVEEEFLNHLKHSCSRERNYRDGILSKARAFGDRDLFRKAQSINTPSCENLQKYLNA